In Marivivens aquimaris, one genomic interval encodes:
- a CDS encoding hybrid sensor histidine kinase/response regulator codes for MSDSLLNPLDPPEKQREKLLKICASLMRRIEQINGDQNVAYTQFQRAVLLEEQVRERTRDLEHALDLLNESNARLATANIETEKARSDLASAIETIQEGFGLFDSDGILVLCNSRFGMHMPDIRGDLEPGLSFEAYVKLISKSRYLHLPDGTSSADWARQRMLRHGEEHVMFNVSLIWDRWVQVSEHRMKDGQTVIMQTDISDIIRLERMERGRLMDDQAKLIRATLEHINQGVGIFDSERRLVGFNQRLAHMLSIPLTQMRVGLDFVSILKLIQNDITPLNSEPNVLIEDWVQSTEKRPPLRIEFQRGETRWFDMFAQEMPDRGFVVSITDVTSERDFARQLRQVNEHLEQRVTERTLELEDALAVAERAIASRSRFVAAASHDLLQPLSAATLYLSSLTEECESPRQKEVIGKAQNALFSVQDMIAALLDISKLEAGRAAVDVRQIDLGALLKQLRDEFEPIARQKGLDLRVLPVNLVVRSDATYLRRILQNLISNAIRYTDTGKVLVGVRRMRRSVRLEVWDTGAGIAPEDQEIIFREFHRLDARSSASEGLGLGLAIVDRACGLLRHPLTVESESGKGTVFRVTVPLSFEMAEEIAPEGPVTHSSWRHDGLVTLLVENDLDMRKALTLLLEKWNVQVIDVNSGDEAIQLLQEIDLAPDAMLVDYKLDGGEKGTDVINRLRDMLGEVPARLITANRTAAVQAECSKHGIEVLTKPLDPISLHLFLESASHQF; via the coding sequence ATCTCCGACTCCCTGCTCAACCCGCTCGACCCGCCTGAAAAACAACGCGAGAAGCTTTTGAAAATTTGCGCGTCGTTGATGCGCAGGATCGAGCAAATTAACGGCGATCAGAACGTCGCCTATACGCAGTTCCAGCGTGCCGTTCTGCTGGAAGAACAGGTGCGCGAACGTACACGTGACCTCGAACACGCTCTCGACCTGCTGAACGAGTCCAACGCGCGTCTCGCGACAGCCAATATAGAGACGGAGAAGGCCCGCTCTGACCTCGCCAGCGCGATCGAAACCATTCAGGAAGGCTTCGGCCTCTTTGATTCCGATGGCATTCTGGTCCTCTGCAACTCGCGCTTCGGGATGCACATGCCCGACATTCGGGGTGACCTCGAACCGGGCCTGAGTTTCGAAGCCTACGTCAAACTCATCAGCAAAAGCCGCTATCTGCATCTGCCCGACGGCACATCTTCAGCGGATTGGGCCCGTCAGCGGATGCTTCGGCATGGCGAAGAACATGTGATGTTCAACGTCAGCCTTATCTGGGACCGCTGGGTGCAGGTATCCGAACATCGCATGAAAGACGGTCAGACCGTCATCATGCAAACCGATATCTCGGACATCATCCGCCTCGAACGGATGGAGCGTGGCCGCCTGATGGACGATCAGGCAAAGCTGATCCGCGCGACGCTTGAACACATCAATCAAGGCGTCGGCATTTTTGACAGCGAGCGTCGTTTGGTCGGCTTCAACCAGCGCCTCGCCCACATGCTGTCGATTCCGCTGACCCAGATGCGCGTTGGCCTCGATTTCGTGTCGATTCTGAAGCTCATCCAGAACGACATTACCCCGCTGAATTCAGAGCCGAATGTCCTGATTGAAGACTGGGTTCAGTCCACCGAGAAGCGCCCGCCCCTGCGTATCGAATTCCAACGCGGCGAAACCCGCTGGTTCGACATGTTCGCGCAGGAAATGCCCGACCGCGGGTTCGTGGTGTCGATCACCGATGTGACCTCCGAGCGTGATTTCGCCCGCCAGCTGCGGCAGGTGAACGAGCACCTCGAACAGCGTGTGACCGAGCGCACGCTGGAGCTTGAGGACGCCCTCGCCGTGGCCGAACGCGCAATTGCCAGCCGCTCGCGCTTTGTTGCGGCGGCGTCGCACGACCTACTTCAGCCACTCTCTGCCGCGACGCTCTACCTGTCGTCACTCACCGAAGAATGCGAGTCGCCGCGCCAGAAGGAAGTCATCGGCAAAGCGCAGAACGCTTTGTTTTCGGTCCAGGACATGATCGCGGCGCTGCTTGATATTTCGAAGCTCGAAGCAGGCCGCGCGGCAGTCGACGTCCGGCAAATCGACCTTGGTGCACTGCTCAAACAGCTTCGCGATGAATTCGAACCAATTGCGCGGCAAAAAGGTCTCGATCTGCGGGTTCTGCCGGTCAATCTGGTCGTCCGCTCCGACGCCACTTACCTGCGGCGCATTCTGCAAAACCTGATATCGAATGCGATCCGCTACACTGACACTGGCAAGGTGCTAGTCGGCGTCCGGCGCATGCGCCGGTCCGTGAGGCTCGAAGTTTGGGACACCGGCGCGGGCATTGCGCCCGAGGATCAGGAGATCATTTTCCGCGAGTTCCACCGCCTTGATGCGCGGTCATCTGCGTCCGAGGGGCTGGGCCTTGGCCTCGCCATTGTCGACCGCGCTTGCGGGTTGCTGCGCCATCCTTTGACTGTCGAATCCGAATCCGGCAAAGGCACCGTTTTCCGTGTGACGGTCCCGTTGTCATTTGAAATGGCAGAAGAAATCGCACCCGAAGGCCCCGTGACCCATTCGTCATGGCGCCATGACGGGTTGGTTACGCTGCTGGTCGAAAATGACCTCGATATGCGTAAGGCACTGACTTTGCTGTTGGAAAAGTGGAACGTGCAGGTGATTGACGTTAACTCGGGCGACGAAGCAATCCAGCTCCTTCAGGAAATCGACCTCGCGCCTGACGCGATGCTGGTCGACTACAAACTCGATGGCGGCGAGAAGGGCACGGACGTTATCAACCGATTGCGCGACATGCTTGGCGAGGTCCCTGCCCGTTTGATCACGGCGAACAGGACGGCAGCGGTTCAAGCGGAATGTTCGAAGCACGGTATAGAGGTGCTCACCAAACCGCTTGATCCGATTTCACTCCATCTGTTCTTGGAGTCGGCCTCACATCAGTTCTAA
- a CDS encoding FIST N-terminal domain-containing protein: MQARTLSLQHAASHLDGIVKSAQIDCAHPDPIRGLAGGLGDGPFSLVVILASIAPDFQQWMNDAAKIFGNAQTIGCTTAGEISRDGYAEGTIVAIGFPVSHFSVEPLLIPDLDNFDQQDLISQMIRSRTSLTASASQWPHEFAFLAIDGLSVREDEVAATIANGLGPVPLFGGSAGDNNEFQETLVALNGETHQHAAVLCFVRTVCPVKVFSLDHLMPSEVRMVVTSADPERRIVHEINAEPAAKEYARLLGKEFEDLSSFTFAAHPVVVRLGASHHVRSIQQVLENGDLVFFSAIDEGLVLTLARPEDMAHHLERELQRVTGGRKAEAIFGCDCMLRRVEAQQRQILGDLSSILSRHRVVGFSTYGEQINGLHVNQTMTGVAIFAPDGE; encoded by the coding sequence ATGCAGGCACGTACGCTCTCGCTGCAACACGCAGCGAGCCATCTGGACGGCATCGTGAAGAGTGCCCAAATCGACTGCGCTCACCCCGATCCGATCAGGGGGCTTGCCGGAGGTTTGGGAGACGGTCCGTTCTCGCTTGTCGTCATCCTTGCCAGCATCGCTCCTGATTTCCAGCAGTGGATGAACGATGCGGCAAAGATATTCGGTAACGCGCAAACAATCGGCTGCACGACTGCGGGCGAGATCAGCCGTGACGGCTACGCCGAAGGGACCATCGTCGCCATCGGCTTTCCGGTTAGTCATTTCAGCGTCGAGCCGCTGCTGATCCCCGACCTCGATAACTTCGACCAGCAAGACCTCATCAGCCAGATGATCCGGTCCCGCACAAGCCTCACCGCATCTGCAAGCCAATGGCCACACGAGTTCGCGTTCCTCGCGATCGACGGCCTGTCAGTGCGTGAAGACGAAGTCGCCGCGACGATTGCCAACGGTTTGGGGCCTGTTCCGCTGTTTGGCGGCTCTGCGGGTGACAACAACGAGTTTCAGGAAACGCTGGTCGCCCTGAACGGCGAGACGCATCAACACGCCGCGGTGTTGTGCTTCGTTCGCACGGTCTGTCCCGTGAAGGTCTTCAGCCTCGACCACCTGATGCCGAGCGAAGTGCGCATGGTCGTGACGTCAGCCGATCCGGAGCGCCGCATCGTGCACGAGATCAACGCCGAACCAGCGGCCAAGGAATATGCGCGGCTGCTCGGCAAGGAGTTCGAAGACCTTTCATCGTTCACCTTCGCTGCCCATCCCGTCGTGGTGCGGCTTGGCGCCAGCCACCATGTCCGCTCGATCCAGCAGGTGCTGGAGAACGGCGACCTCGTGTTCTTTTCGGCCATCGACGAGGGCCTCGTGCTGACCCTCGCACGGCCCGAGGATATGGCGCATCACCTTGAACGCGAACTTCAACGTGTCACCGGCGGGCGCAAAGCCGAGGCGATCTTCGGCTGCGACTGTATGCTCCGCCGTGTCGAAGCGCAGCAGCGCCAGATCCTGGGTGATCTTTCGTCCATTCTGTCCCGCCACCGCGTCGTCGGGTTCTCGACCTACGGTGAGCAGATCAACGGATTGCACGTGAACCAGACCATGACAGGGGTGGCGATTTTTGCGCCGGACGGCGAATGA
- a CDS encoding response regulator transcription factor — protein sequence MQDVATSLKTNAFTKAMIVDDHPLFCDALSMTLRTVTQINEVTTAENLEGALQQIRDGAKPDVIVLDLNLPDVNGLDGLIRMRTAADTTPIVVVSSMADHRMISSAMRAGATGFVPKHSQREIFRSAFDQIQNGGTYVPEGVPLDTDPNRPVTDQEEAIARLSKLTRQQANILQLICDGKLNKQIAFDLSIAETTVKAHVTAIMRKLGVQSRTQAVLLAQEASFASVLRDMS from the coding sequence ATGCAGGACGTCGCCACAAGTCTGAAAACCAACGCATTCACCAAGGCGATGATCGTCGATGACCATCCGCTCTTCTGCGATGCTTTGTCGATGACTCTGCGCACTGTGACCCAGATCAACGAGGTCACGACTGCCGAAAACCTCGAAGGCGCGCTGCAGCAGATCCGTGACGGGGCGAAACCCGATGTGATCGTGCTCGACCTCAATCTGCCTGACGTGAACGGCCTTGATGGTCTGATCCGTATGCGCACGGCTGCCGACACGACGCCGATCGTTGTCGTGTCCTCGATGGCCGACCACCGCATGATCAGCTCCGCCATGCGCGCGGGCGCGACCGGTTTCGTGCCCAAGCATAGCCAGCGCGAAATTTTCCGCTCTGCCTTTGACCAGATTCAAAACGGCGGCACCTATGTGCCCGAAGGTGTACCGCTCGACACCGATCCGAACCGCCCGGTCACCGATCAAGAAGAGGCCATCGCACGCCTGTCGAAGCTCACTCGCCAGCAGGCGAACATTTTGCAGCTCATCTGCGACGGCAAACTGAACAAGCAGATCGCGTTCGACCTTTCCATTGCGGAAACGACCGTAAAAGCGCACGTCACCGCCATCATGCGCAAGCTCGGCGTCCAAAGCCGGACCCAAGCCGTGCTGCTCGCGCAGGAAGCCAGTTTTGCTTCTGTCTTGCGGGACATGTCATGA
- a CDS encoding CoxG family protein, whose product MELADSRVINASPEIVWAALLDPEVLKACIPGCQEMEGSVEDGFTAVVVQKIGPVKATFKGNVQLTDIVEGQSCKIVGEGKGGPAGFAKGGAVVTLAADDGGTLLTYDVDAKMGGKIAQLGSRIIDGVARKLADEFFQKFQNVVEGPEEDEVAADASEEEVVKKGFLSRFRKS is encoded by the coding sequence GTGGAACTAGCCGATTCCCGCGTCATAAACGCGAGTCCCGAAATTGTCTGGGCTGCGTTGCTCGATCCGGAGGTGCTCAAAGCCTGCATTCCGGGTTGTCAGGAAATGGAAGGCTCGGTCGAAGACGGCTTTACCGCTGTCGTCGTCCAGAAGATCGGACCGGTCAAAGCGACGTTCAAAGGCAACGTCCAGCTGACCGATATCGTTGAAGGTCAAAGCTGTAAAATCGTCGGCGAAGGCAAAGGCGGCCCCGCCGGTTTCGCCAAAGGCGGCGCGGTTGTCACGCTGGCCGCCGATGATGGTGGTACGCTGCTGACCTATGACGTCGATGCCAAGATGGGCGGTAAGATCGCACAGCTCGGCAGCCGCATTATCGACGGCGTGGCCCGCAAGCTCGCCGATGAATTTTTCCAGAAGTTCCAGAACGTTGTCGAAGGCCCCGAGGAGGACGAGGTCGCCGCTGACGCATCGGAAGAAGAAGTCGTGAAAAAGGGTTTTCTCTCGCGATTTCGCAAGAGCTGA
- a CDS encoding (2Fe-2S)-binding protein, which yields MTKATITVNGKPVTAEIEGRTLLVDFLREKAHKTGTHVGCDTSQCGACVVHVNGVAVKSCTMFAAEADGAEVTTIEGIAGADGSLSAIQAAFQEHHGLQCGFCTPGMIMSASALLKENPKPTEAEIRHYLEGNICRCTGYHNIVKAIMAASGQDVTSIAAE from the coding sequence ATGACAAAAGCTACGATCACGGTGAACGGCAAGCCCGTCACCGCTGAGATCGAAGGGCGCACGCTGCTCGTCGATTTCTTGCGCGAAAAAGCCCACAAGACCGGCACCCACGTTGGCTGCGACACCTCGCAGTGCGGCGCGTGCGTGGTTCATGTGAACGGTGTTGCAGTCAAATCCTGTACGATGTTCGCCGCAGAGGCTGACGGTGCGGAGGTGACCACCATCGAAGGCATAGCCGGTGCTGACGGTTCGCTCTCGGCCATTCAGGCCGCGTTCCAGGAACACCACGGTCTTCAGTGCGGTTTCTGCACGCCGGGCATGATTATGTCCGCATCCGCGCTGCTGAAAGAAAACCCCAAGCCGACCGAAGCGGAAATCCGGCATTACCTTGAGGGTAATATCTGCCGCTGCACCGGCTACCACAACATCGTCAAAGCGATCATGGCCGCCAGCGGTCAGGATGTGACGAGCATCGCCGCCGAATAA
- a CDS encoding xanthine dehydrogenase family protein molybdopterin-binding subunit: protein MPKDHGIGASSKRREDVRFLTGTGRYTDDINLQGQAYVHFVRSDVAHGTINSIDTSEAENMPGVVRIFTGADFEAVGSIPCGWQVTDRFGEAMQEPAHPVLAQGKVRHVGDPIAAVVAETKEQARDAAEAIMVDIDELPAVVNMKEALAEGAPKVHDDLKSNLCYDWGFVEDNKAAVDEAIKNAAHVTTLELVNNRLVANPMEPRVAVGDYGFANDESTLYTTSQNPHVIRLLMGAFVLNIPEHKLRVVAPDVGGGFGTKIFHYAEEAFVTFASRALRRPVKWTSTRSEAFMSDAHGRDHVTKIELALDADNNFTAVRTETYANMGAYLSTFAPSVPTWLHGTLMAGNYKTPLIYVNVKAVFTNTVPVDAYRGAGRPEATFQLERVIDKAARELGVDPIALRRQNFISEFPYATPVAVEYDTGDYTATMDKLEEIMDLSGFEARRKESEAKGKWRGLGVNCYIEACGIAPSNLVGQLGARAGLYDAATVRVNATGSISVMVGAHSHGQGHETTFPQVIAEMIGIDESQVDIVHGDTSKIPFGMGTYGSRSLAVCGSAMVRAAEKVINKAKKIAAHLLEASEADIELKDGKFSVAGTDKECAWGDVTLAAYVPHNYPLEDIEPGLEETAFYDPANFTYPSGAYACEVEVDPDTGKVTIAKFAAADDFGNVVNPMIVEGQVHGGIAQGIGQAMLEGAVYDAEGQLLSASYMDYAMPRADDLPFYIVDHSCATPCTHNPLGVKGCGEAGAIGSPPAVVNAVIDALASGGKNVPHIDMPLTPHRVWKAMNA from the coding sequence ATGCCAAAGGATCATGGTATCGGCGCTAGCAGCAAGCGGCGCGAAGACGTCCGGTTTCTGACCGGCACCGGTCGTTATACCGACGACATCAATCTACAGGGCCAGGCTTACGTCCATTTCGTCCGTTCGGACGTGGCACACGGCACCATTAATTCCATCGATACATCCGAAGCCGAAAACATGCCGGGCGTTGTCCGCATTTTCACCGGCGCGGACTTCGAGGCCGTTGGCAGCATTCCGTGCGGATGGCAGGTGACAGACCGTTTTGGTGAAGCCATGCAGGAACCGGCTCACCCCGTTCTCGCGCAGGGCAAGGTGCGCCACGTCGGCGACCCGATCGCCGCTGTTGTGGCCGAGACCAAAGAGCAGGCCCGTGATGCTGCCGAAGCCATCATGGTGGACATCGACGAACTGCCGGCCGTCGTGAACATGAAAGAGGCGCTGGCCGAAGGTGCGCCGAAGGTGCACGACGATCTGAAGTCGAACCTCTGCTACGACTGGGGCTTCGTCGAGGATAACAAGGCTGCCGTCGACGAGGCGATCAAGAACGCCGCCCACGTCACCACGCTGGAGCTGGTCAACAACCGTCTGGTCGCAAACCCGATGGAGCCGCGCGTTGCCGTGGGTGACTATGGTTTCGCCAACGACGAGTCGACGCTCTACACCACTTCGCAGAACCCGCACGTCATCCGCCTGCTGATGGGTGCTTTCGTTCTGAATATCCCGGAGCACAAGCTGCGCGTCGTCGCGCCTGACGTCGGCGGTGGTTTCGGTACCAAGATCTTCCACTACGCCGAAGAAGCTTTCGTAACGTTCGCGTCGCGCGCGCTGCGCCGTCCGGTCAAATGGACCTCGACCCGTTCCGAAGCGTTCATGTCGGACGCTCATGGCCGCGACCACGTGACCAAGATCGAACTGGCGCTCGATGCGGACAACAACTTCACCGCAGTCCGCACGGAAACCTACGCGAACATGGGCGCTTACCTGTCCACCTTCGCACCTTCGGTTCCGACGTGGCTGCACGGCACGTTGATGGCGGGTAACTACAAGACCCCGCTGATCTACGTGAACGTCAAAGCCGTGTTCACCAACACGGTACCGGTCGACGCTTACCGCGGTGCAGGCCGTCCGGAAGCGACCTTCCAGCTGGAGCGTGTGATCGACAAAGCCGCCCGCGAACTGGGCGTCGATCCGATTGCACTGCGTCGTCAGAACTTCATCTCGGAGTTCCCTTACGCGACTCCGGTCGCTGTCGAGTATGACACCGGCGACTACACCGCGACGATGGACAAGCTCGAAGAGATCATGGACCTCTCCGGCTTCGAAGCGCGCCGCAAAGAGTCCGAGGCGAAGGGCAAATGGCGCGGTCTCGGCGTGAACTGCTACATCGAGGCTTGCGGTATCGCGCCGTCGAATCTCGTGGGTCAGCTCGGCGCTCGCGCCGGTCTTTATGACGCCGCAACCGTCCGTGTGAACGCGACCGGTTCGATCAGCGTCATGGTCGGTGCGCACAGCCACGGTCAGGGCCACGAGACGACCTTCCCGCAGGTCATCGCAGAGATGATCGGCATCGACGAAAGCCAAGTGGACATCGTTCACGGTGACACGTCGAAGATCCCGTTCGGCATGGGCACCTACGGGTCCCGCTCGCTGGCGGTCTGCGGCTCGGCCATGGTCCGCGCGGCAGAGAAGGTTATCAACAAGGCAAAGAAGATCGCCGCCCACCTGCTCGAAGCATCCGAAGCGGATATCGAGCTGAAGGACGGTAAGTTCAGCGTGGCCGGTACGGACAAGGAATGCGCATGGGGTGACGTTACCCTCGCGGCTTACGTTCCGCACAACTACCCGCTCGAAGACATCGAGCCGGGTCTGGAAGAAACCGCGTTCTACGATCCGGCCAACTTCACCTACCCGTCGGGCGCCTATGCCTGCGAAGTCGAAGTGGATCCGGACACCGGCAAGGTGACCATCGCCAAGTTCGCGGCAGCCGACGACTTCGGCAACGTTGTGAACCCGATGATTGTCGAAGGCCAAGTCCACGGCGGTATCGCTCAGGGCATTGGTCAGGCCATGCTGGAAGGTGCGGTCTATGATGCCGAAGGCCAGCTGCTTTCGGCATCCTACATGGACTACGCGATGCCGCGTGCGGATGATCTGCCGTTCTACATCGTGGACCATTCCTGCGCGACGCCCTGTACCCACAACCCGCTGGGTGTGAAGGGCTGCGGTGAAGCCGGTGCGATCGGTTCTCCGCCTGCCGTGGTGAACGCCGTCATCGACGCGCTTGCCTCAGGTGGCAAGAACGTGCCCCATATCGACATGCCACTGACGCCTCACCGCGTCTGGAAAGCCATGAACGCCTGA
- a CDS encoding FAD binding domain-containing protein produces MYAFDVTRPKTVDEAVAALSQEDAQALGGGQTLIPTLKQRLAAPSALVSLAGIEDMKGVCQDGDTLVIGGGTTHGTVASEGGAYPALAALASNIGDPAVRNRGTIGGSLANNDPSACYPSAALASNATIVTNSREIAADDYFQGLFTTALDEGEIITSVRFPIPQAANYQKFVQPASRFALVGVFVAKHADGVRVAVTGASEDGVFRWSDAEDALSGNFSPDAVDGLTASADGLMTDLHGDAEYRAHLIKVLTKRAVAACQ; encoded by the coding sequence ATGTACGCATTCGACGTAACCCGTCCGAAGACCGTCGACGAAGCCGTTGCGGCGCTGTCCCAAGAGGACGCACAGGCGCTGGGCGGTGGGCAGACCCTGATCCCGACGCTTAAGCAGCGCCTTGCTGCGCCGTCGGCTCTGGTCAGCCTTGCCGGCATCGAGGATATGAAAGGCGTCTGTCAGGACGGCGACACCCTCGTCATCGGCGGCGGCACCACGCATGGGACCGTTGCTTCCGAGGGTGGGGCCTATCCGGCGCTCGCTGCTTTGGCTTCGAACATCGGCGACCCTGCTGTTCGCAACCGCGGCACCATCGGCGGTTCGCTTGCCAACAACGACCCGTCGGCTTGCTACCCGTCGGCGGCGCTGGCCTCGAACGCCACGATCGTGACCAACTCGCGCGAGATCGCGGCAGATGACTACTTCCAGGGTCTGTTCACCACAGCGCTCGACGAAGGCGAAATCATCACTTCCGTCCGTTTCCCGATCCCGCAGGCCGCGAACTATCAGAAGTTCGTCCAGCCCGCGTCCCGCTTTGCTCTGGTCGGCGTTTTCGTCGCTAAGCACGCGGACGGGGTGCGCGTTGCAGTAACCGGCGCGTCCGAAGACGGCGTGTTCCGTTGGTCGGACGCTGAGGACGCCCTTTCGGGCAACTTCTCGCCGGACGCAGTGGACGGCCTGACCGCATCGGCGGACGGTCTGATGACTGACCTGCACGGCGACGCGGAATACCGCGCCCACCTGATCAAGGTTCTGACCAAGCGCGCTGTCGCCGCTTGCCAGTAA
- a CDS encoding DMT family transporter: MQPLQAILFKLGAVAVFVTMQALIKSTSSHIPAGEAVFFRSFFALPIIIGWLAMRKELSTGFKTESVMNHFWRGIIGTTAMGLGFAALRYLPLPEVTAVGYATPIFIVIFAAMFLNEQVRLFRFASVAVGLIGVMVVMAPRLSVGEEGMATGHALGAMLALTSAVCAALAQVFIRKMTKTETTSSIVFWFSITATLLSLVTIYWGWSMPTPTEWFVLVTAGLLGGVGQILLTSSYRLGDASLVAPFDYASMIFSVGIGFFFFAEVPLPSTLAGAGIVIAAGIVIILRERQLGLERTKGRKAVSPGGK, translated from the coding sequence ATGCAGCCATTACAAGCCATCCTATTCAAACTCGGCGCTGTTGCGGTCTTTGTGACCATGCAGGCGCTTATCAAATCGACCTCCAGCCATATTCCGGCAGGTGAGGCGGTATTCTTTCGATCCTTCTTTGCGCTGCCGATCATCATCGGCTGGCTCGCCATGCGGAAAGAGCTGTCGACCGGTTTCAAGACCGAGAGCGTCATGAACCATTTCTGGCGCGGGATCATCGGCACAACCGCGATGGGGCTCGGCTTTGCCGCGCTCCGCTATCTGCCGCTGCCCGAGGTGACGGCGGTAGGCTACGCCACCCCGATCTTCATCGTTATTTTCGCTGCCATGTTCCTGAACGAGCAGGTGCGCCTGTTCCGCTTTGCCTCTGTCGCCGTGGGCCTCATCGGGGTCATGGTCGTCATGGCTCCGCGCCTATCGGTCGGTGAGGAAGGCATGGCAACTGGCCACGCGCTGGGCGCGATGCTGGCGCTGACCAGTGCGGTCTGCGCGGCGCTAGCGCAGGTTTTCATCCGCAAGATGACGAAGACCGAAACCACGTCGTCCATCGTGTTCTGGTTCTCGATCACCGCGACTCTGCTGTCGCTCGTCACGATCTACTGGGGGTGGTCGATGCCGACGCCTACCGAATGGTTCGTGCTCGTCACGGCCGGCCTTCTTGGCGGTGTGGGGCAGATCCTGCTGACGAGCAGCTATCGCCTCGGTGACGCGTCGCTGGTGGCGCCGTTCGACTACGCGTCGATGATCTTCTCGGTTGGAATCGGGTTCTTCTTCTTTGCCGAAGTGCCGTTGCCGTCGACGCTTGCCGGTGCGGGCATCGTCATCGCGGCGGGCATCGTCATTATCCTGCGTGAACGTCAGCTTGGCCTAGAACGCACGAAGGGCCGCAAGGCCGTATCGCCGGGCGGCAAATAA
- a CDS encoding branched-chain amino acid aminotransferase codes for MAGYDDRDGKIWMDGKLVEWRDANVHILTHALHYASSVFEGERAYNGKIFKSVEHSERLLKSGELLDMPIPYSVEEIEAAKKAVLDANGLTDAYVRVVAWRGAGEDMGVASAKNPVRMAVAAWTWGAYYGDAKMKGAKLDIAKWKRPSPETIPTAAKAAGLYMICTMSKHAAEAKGCSDALFLDYRGYVAEATGANIFFVKDGEVHTPIPDAILNGITRQTVIQMLKDKGITVHERRIQLEELADFEQCWLTGTAAEVTPVGQIGDYTFTVGDITRSIAEDYEALVRK; via the coding sequence ATGGCGGGTTACGACGATCGTGACGGCAAAATCTGGATGGACGGCAAGCTCGTCGAATGGCGTGATGCGAACGTCCACATCCTGACCCACGCACTCCATTACGCAAGCTCCGTTTTCGAGGGCGAGCGCGCCTATAACGGCAAGATTTTCAAGAGCGTAGAGCACTCCGAGCGTCTGCTGAAGTCGGGCGAACTTCTCGACATGCCGATCCCCTACTCGGTCGAAGAAATCGAAGCCGCGAAGAAGGCCGTGCTCGATGCCAACGGCCTGACCGACGCTTACGTGCGCGTTGTCGCATGGCGCGGCGCGGGTGAGGACATGGGCGTTGCTTCGGCAAAGAATCCGGTTCGCATGGCTGTCGCTGCGTGGACTTGGGGCGCCTACTACGGCGACGCCAAGATGAAGGGTGCGAAGCTCGACATCGCAAAGTGGAAGCGTCCGTCGCCCGAAACCATCCCGACCGCAGCGAAAGCCGCCGGTCTTTACATGATCTGCACCATGTCGAAGCACGCTGCCGAAGCCAAAGGCTGCTCGGACGCGCTGTTCCTCGATTACCGTGGCTACGTCGCCGAGGCGACCGGCGCGAACATCTTCTTCGTCAAGGACGGTGAAGTTCACACCCCGATCCCGGATGCGATCCTGAACGGCATCACCCGCCAGACCGTCATCCAGATGCTGAAGGACAAGGGCATTACCGTCCACGAACGCCGCATCCAGCTCGAAGAGCTCGCTGATTTCGAACAGTGCTGGCTCACCGGTACTGCGGCCGAGGTGACTCCGGTCGGTCAGATCGGCGATTACACCTTCACCGTGGGCGACATCACCCGCAGTATCGCCGAAGACTACGAAGCGCTCGTTCGCAAGTAA
- a CDS encoding MarR family winged helix-turn-helix transcriptional regulator codes for MNETPSSQSLLFLTDEQLRKGIEAMFFAYRGFTADPDRILQEKGYGRAHHRAVHFIHRSPGTTVNNLLSILGVTKQSLNRVLRTLIEDGLVESRVGPEDKRERHLYLTETGSVLERELTEAQRDRMRMAYKAAGPSAVAGFRQVLEAMMDEDIRRQYEALRDKTT; via the coding sequence ATGAACGAAACGCCAAGCAGCCAGTCTCTCCTTTTCCTGACGGACGAACAACTCCGCAAAGGGATCGAGGCGATGTTCTTTGCATATCGGGGGTTTACTGCTGATCCGGACCGCATTCTGCAGGAGAAAGGATATGGCCGCGCGCATCACCGCGCCGTCCACTTCATCCACCGCAGCCCCGGAACGACGGTGAATAATCTCCTTTCAATTCTTGGTGTTACAAAACAGTCCCTCAATCGTGTGTTGCGCACTTTGATCGAGGACGGTCTAGTCGAGAGCAGGGTAGGGCCTGAAGACAAACGCGAACGACATCTGTATCTGACCGAAACGGGGTCGGTGCTCGAGCGCGAATTGACCGAGGCCCAACGGGACCGCATGCGTATGGCATACAAGGCCGCAGGACCCTCCGCAGTGGCGGGGTTCCGGCAGGTTCTGGAGGCCATGATGGACGAAGATATCAGGCGCCAATACGAAGCGCTAAGGGACAAGACTACATGA